The following nucleotide sequence is from Aerosakkonema funiforme FACHB-1375.
GGAGCAGAGGAGAATAAATCTTTTTCCTCTTCCTTTTTTTCCTCTTCCTTTTGACTTTTGACTTTTGACTTTTGACTTTCCCCTGCGGCTGTTTCTAAGTTGAGAGGCGGTATTTTACCGGTGTAACCGATCTCCTGACTTTGGGGTCTGGCGCTGCCTCCGTTTACCAGCCAAGCTGTGGCAGGTAAGCTCTCCGGGCGAGTTTTTTCTACAAGTTGGGATAAGTCTAACTGACGGACATCGCGACCTTCAAATAAAGATGTCAGCTCGATCCCGACGCCCTTTGTTACCAAAGTACCGATGGCTGTCAACAAACCTTTTAGTCCTGAGCCTTGTCCGTCTAGGGATACGGCGGTATAATTCTTGCCTTCTAGAATTTGGCTGACTAACTTGGTGAGGATGCTCTTGGGGCCAACTTCTACGAAGATCCGCGCTCCGTTATCGTACATGGCATTAATTTGGGCCACAAATTCCACGGAGCTGAGCAGGTGTTCGGATAATTGCTCGCGGATCGCGTCGATGTCCGATTTGTAGGGAATGCCGGTGGAATTACCGTAAACCGGAATTTTAGGAGGCTGAATTTTGGCTTGGCCGATCGCTTGGGTTAAGCTTGCTTGGGCGGAGGATACTAAGGCGGAGTGGAACGCACCGGCAACGGGAAGCATCCGCGCCATTATTCCGGCTACGTTCAAGCTATCGACGACTTTGCCGATCGCTTCTTTTTCGCCGGAAATGACTGTTTGGCGGGGTGCGTTGTGGTTGGCTATAGATACCCTATCTACCCCCACAAGGCGGGTGAGTAAGTCTTCGCGGGTGGTCTGCACCGCCGCCATCGCTCCGTCAGAAGCAGCGCAAGCAGCTGCCATCACCTTACCTCTGGTTTCGGAAAGGCTGAAAAAGTCTTCTCTGGACAAAACTCCAGCGCAGTGAAGGGCAGCGTATTCTCCGTAGCTGTGTCCGGCTACCATGTCGGGTACAAGTCCCAGCTTTGCCAACACATCCATAAAGCCGGCTTCGATCGCTCCCAAGGCGGGTTGAGCGATTTGGGTATCGGTGAGCGCTTGTTGGTTGCGGACATCTTCGGCGTCGGAATAAGCGCTGGGGGGATAGATGTACTGACGCAAAGGTTTGGGCAAGCGATTTTGCAACTGCGCGTCTGCCAGTTCTACAGATTCGCGCATTTCTTGGAAGTACAGCGCTACTTCGCGACCCATGTCTGGATATTGCGATCCTTGTCCGGGGAACAAGAAGGCTATTTTGTCAAGGGTTTGTTTTGGATCGTTGCTTGTAACTGACCACTGATTTTTGAGAAATATCAGATTCAGTTGCACATAAGGAGGCAATTTTACTGATGTATCGCCACCTATGTGCAAGAGGATCGACTCTAGGGTTTCTTTGAGTTTTTCTAAGCTTTCGGCGACAAAAGCCAAACAAACTGGGTCGGCGGCTCTCTCTTGTGCTAGTTTGGCGTAGGTGTAGGCTAAATCGCGCAGCGTGGGTAAAGCTCCTGCGGCTAAAGCATCTTTGAGGTGGCGCAGCTGTTTTTCTAAGTCTTGGCGATCGCTCGCTTTCCACACGAACAGCTCGACTACCCAATTTGGGGAACCTGGGGCAACACTGACTAAATTACCTTGGTATTCTTCTAATACGGCGTGGAAGTTGGTTCCCCCAAATCCGAAAGCACTGACTGCCGATCGACGTGGGTTGTTTGGGTTGGCTAACCAAGGTTTGGCTTCTTTTAATAGATATACCGGACTTTCTGGATTGCTAATCGGGTCGAGGGGATTTTCGACATTGATGTGCGGTGGCAGAACTTTGTGGTGCAAGGATAAAGCGATTTTCACTAAACCTGCCACGCCGGCGGTACTCTTGGTGTGGCCGATCGTCGTTTTGACAGATCCCACTACACAAGATTTACTGGCAGCTTCACTTTCTTTGAGAGTGGTGACAATTGTTTCTAATTCGGCTCGATCGCCTGCTGCTGTACCGGTACCGTGTGCTTCGTAAAGACCCACTGTATTCGGTGCGAAACCGGCTTTTTCGTAGGCGCGTTTTAAGGCTCGCATTTGTCCTGCGGGTAAAGGAGCTGTCATGCTCAATCCTTTGCCGTCGCTGGAACTGGCTACGGATTTGATGACGGCGTAGATGCGATCGCCATCTCGTTCGGCATCTTCTAATCGTTTCAGAACCAGAATTGCTATCCCTTCACTAATAGCAATGCCATCGGCACTTTTATCAAAAGTCCGCGATTTGCCTCGTGGCGAGAGTGCTTGTGTTTTGCTGAAACACATATAGGCAAAAGGACTTTGAACTGTATCTACTCCGCCAGCAATAACGACATTGCTGCGACGTGTTTCTAGCTCCCTCACCGCTTGATATACTGCTGCTAAGGAGGATGCACAAGCTGCATCAACTGTAAAGTTGGAGCCGCCAAAATCGAAACGGTTGGCTACTCTACCTGAAATTACGTTGAGCAGCAAACCTGGGAAAGATTCTTCCGTCCATTCTGGTAACCGTTCCCAAACTTCTTGGGATGGGTTATCGATAAATCGGGGAATTTCCGAGCGTGTGGCGTATTGCTGGCCAAGGTCTGCAATACCGCCACCCGCACCCAAGATTACAGAAGTGTTTTCGCGATCGAAATTCCCATCTGCCAATCCCGCATCTGCCAAGGCGCGACGGACTGCTTCTAAGGTGAGCAGCTGCAAGGGTTCGATCGATTTTAAGGATTTGGGGGGGATGCCAAATTTCATCGGATCGAACGCTACATCGTCTATAAATCCTCCCCATTTGGAATAGATTTTGTCGCGGGCGTTGCGATCGGCATCGTAGTACAATCGCCAATCCCAACGATGAGCTGGAATTTCGGTGACTGCATCTATTTTGTTGAGAATGTTATCCCAGAATGTTTGTTTATCTTGTGCTTTGGGCAGTAATGTTGATATGCCGATAATGGCAATATCAGATGGATTTGGGATTTTGGATTCTACTTCGCTAACTGATGCGAAAGATTCCAGCAGTTTGCTACTGTTTTCCGAAACATCTTTGTGCAAAGATTCGATCGTACAAATTTTGTTGCGTAAAGTCGCAACTTGGCCGATCATGTACATCCCGTCAGTCAGTTGTTTATCTGACTCTACGGTAGTAATTTCGCTCTTCTCCCGCTTTAAGCCTTTGGAAGCTATTCGCAAACGTCCTAAAGTAAGGTCTTCTAAGGCATCTTTGATTTCTTCAGGAGAACTGCCGGCTGCCATCATACGGCGACGAGTATCGTAAAATTCTTGTGCGAATGGGGTAACGGCACAACGGCTGGCGTGACCTGGGCCGGTTTCCAGGTTGATTGTACGCTGGCAGGCGATCGCTTGTTCTTGAAATCCTTTGACGATTGCGCCACAGGATACTGCTTCTTCGGTAAATAGATAAGCGCTGCCCATCAGCACTCCGATCCGGATACCTCTTTTTACCAGAGGCGCTGCCATTGCACTCACCATTGCCGCCGAAACAGCATCGTGAATGCCGCCTGCAAACAAAACGTGAATTTCAGTTTCTTTACCTGGGGGAACTTCTGCTAGCAAGGTTTCGATCGTGCTTTCCCACAGTAAAAAGCTACACAACGGCCCTACGTGACCGCCGCATTCCCGACCTTCAAACACAAATCGCTTTGCTCCCTGTTCGAGGAACATTTTCAGCAAGGCAGGGACGGGTACGTGAATATAGGTGGCAATGCCTTCTGCTTCTAAGTGAGCTGCTTGGTCTGGACGCCCTCCGGCTATTAAAGCAAAGGGTGGTTTTACTTCTTTAACTACTTGTAGTTGTTCTTGTCGCAAGGCGTGGGGAACAAAACCCAGGATGCCAACTCCCCAGGAGCGATCGCCCAGTATTTGTTTGGTTTTATACAATAAGTCTTTAACTTGCGGGCCTCGCAACAATGCTAAGGCTAATAAGGGTAAACCACCAGCGGCAGATACGGCATCAGCGAATTCAGCGGTATCGCTGACGCGGGTCATCGGCCCTTGGACGATCGGATATTGAGTTTTGTGAGATACAGCTAAAGGTGAGTGCTGCTGAAGCGGTGGCTGCGCTTGTACTGTTCTGACACGCTCTAAGGAGGTATTTAGTAGCGCTTGTATAAATCTACCTGTAGTTTTGTAGCGATTCGCGTAGGTAGCGGCCAAACCTACAGATTGTCCCATCGGCCAAGCTATTTTACCGGGCTCTCCCCAACCTATCAGCTGGTTAGCTTGGTGTTGCCAGCGTTGAGTTATTTTCGATGCCGGATCTGCTTCTAGCTCTAATTTTTCCGCCTGTTGTTGTAAAGTTTTGATTACCTGGAATCCGGGTCTGGACAAAATGCGGCAATTGCGTTGCAGTCTTTCGCCGATGACAATGGCTTCTTGACCGTTGAGGTTGTTGAGGTAGCGCTGCCATTCTGTCGGTAAGGGAGATTCCGGCATCAGCCATAACTGGTCATCCAAGATTACACCGGCAGCACCGACGGCGCGACAAGCTGCTGCTGTATGAATGCCGATCCCACCCTGTACGTAGACTGGCAACGACTGTCTGGCTATGAGTTTTTGCGTCAGTACAAATGCTGAGTCTTCCCCTACCCAACCGCCAGCTTCGTGTCCTTTGGCAACTATGCCGTCTATGTTCGGGTTTGAAATGTTTAGGTCGGTAATTTGGTCTGTATCTGTGACTTCCAGCAGCAGTTTGCGGCTGGATGAGGCTGGTAGGGATGCGATCGTCTTTTTGAGGTTTTGGGCGTTCCAGCCGCACAGAATCAAGCAATGCGGGCGATCCAAGAGTTTTTCTACAAGAGATGCCAATGCTGGGATTGCTTCTGAGCGTAAACGCAATCCCACAGCATTCTGGGCTCCTACCAGGTCTAAAAGCTTGTTTAAATGCTCAGTTGCTTTCTTTATGTCCGCATATCTACAAAATTCTGTATCTAGCACCCCTATTCCCCCGGATCTACTTGTCGCAACTGCTATGCCGGGACGATCTAGTTCTATGGGACTTATGGACAAACAAGCAAACATACTATCCATGAGTTTTTGCCTATGAAGGGTGGGTCGGACTAGGGCTGGAACAACACTTTTAGCTACAACTGTTGAAAGTCAACTTCCTGATTCCGGGTTTGAGAAGATAGTTGGGATTACGTATCTATGTTTTAAAGCATATACATTTCATTTGTATTCGCTGTACCTATACTTCGTCAAATAGTTTTACATAATCTTCATCGTTACCGGGGTATGTTTAAAGTTCTTTTGAATTTGGACTTAAGGTGGACTTTTTGATCTAGTCTTAGTGGATAGATTTTGGTAGTAATCATTACCTCTATCTTTATGAATATTTTTCTCAAGGTTATGACATCCGAGCTACTTAGTTATAGATTGCACATCGATAGTGAATATACTGGGGCCGCGAGAAGTCAGCGACGCAAAAGTGACTTACCCAAAAGATTACTCCCTTAGCGCTCAAAAAATATGTATTGCATTTTTAGGCAAAGAACGGGAAAAAAGAATAACAGGTACTTGCGATCGATAATCATCCGGAGGGAAGAGAGTAATATCGTTTCCGGTTACGTCTGAATTATTAACGCCACAGAGGAGCAGAAGGGGATTAAATGAAGGCATAACAGCCTAGAGCGCCAGCCCAGTAAAAGAGGTTGACAAAAGAAATGAGGTTATGTATGTCTATATAAACCTCGGCAGGGCGAAGCTAACGGAGCAGAAAAATTGTTGCCGCGATCGATTGTCGCCCAAATGCTGAGCCCCTACACAATACATATTTCGTTCTTTTTATCAATTTATTCTACTGGGCTGGCGCTCTAGCTCTACTAAAACGCGATCGCCAACCTGTACTGACTATTAAATTTTCTACTGTCAAATCAACGAGATATTCTAGGGATTTATACCTTCTAAAAAAGGCACCTCAAAACACTTTTCGTGCATAACTGGGCCATGACCGAAATAACCATCTTCGCCAAATAGTTCTCCGTGATCGGCGGTGATGATGATATGGGTATTGGCTGGACATTTGTCAAACAAATCCGCCAAAAGCCCGTCTACGTATTCAACGCACTTAATTTGCTGCTTGTGCAAACGCTGCATTTCTTCCGCATCAAAGAAAGTTTTTTCTGATTGTTCGTCATTCCCAGCCAGAATAAACTCATCCATTTTTTTAAAGACACCGTGAACGCCCGATATATGAGGCAAGTCTTCACCTTCGAGCATATATGGATAGTGAGTTTCACCCAAATTGAGGAAGTAAAATCGCGGTTCTTGAGTGGGAAATTCTATTTCTCGCACCATTGAGGCGAAATCGTTATGATTTCCCATCAATTTATAATCATCAAAAAATTTATTGATACTGGTAAATTGGTTGAGAACGGGTAGGGAAACCCGTGCGATCGTCCGATAGCCTTGGTCTTTCAAAACTTTGGGTAAAGAAAGTTGAGGCACAAAAGTTTTGAAAGACAAGTTGGGAATCCCTAAGCGATCGACCCATTTAGCGAACTCATGCTTGTATACCTCAGAGGCAAACACGCCACGCGGACTGGTATGGGGAACCATTCCCATCAGCATTGCATAGTGAGAAGGCGATGTCCAAGAAGCATAGCTGTAGCGACGCTCCGCCAGACCCAACTTATCCATATTTGGTGTGGATGCTGCCTGATAGCTGTCATACCGACAGCTATCCATAATGATGTATACAAGATGATTCGGCATAAATCCTACGGGTCTATTTTAAAGTACTTTTTCCCTGACGGCGTTGTTGGAAGTTTTGACGCGCACGAGTTTGAGCTTGTGTAAGCTGCTGAAGTGCCAGGGATCTGTAGGAAGAGATCAAGTTGGGGGAACTCGTATCATCTTGTTCTAGTATGGCATCGAGTTCTGCCAATTCATCTGGGATATCTCCAGCTTCCGAAGCTGCCAAACTAGCAGCGCGGTATTCTTCTGCTGCTTCCTTAGTTAGACCCTGACGCTGATAAATGTCGCCCCAGAGTTGATGTGTCTTCGCGGCGAGCTGCTTGACGCGAGGAACTTGATTCAACATTTCGATCGCTTCTTCTAGTTCGTTATTTTGAACCAACGCTTCTATTAATCCCAATCTAGCCGCTGGAGGCATTTCGGGGTTCAATGATACCGCTTTTTCAAAAGCTTCTTTCGCACCCTTGTAATTTTTTTGTTCTGTATAAATGCGCCCTAGTGCTTGATACGCACGCCATGCCTTAGAATCTACATTTATCGCTGTCTTGATTTCGGAAACTGCATCTGGAAGCTTACCTTGTGTTTGATAGATTTGCGCCAGTTGCAAGCGCACTGGGACAAGTCGAGGGTCTAAGCGCAGTGCCTGACGGAACTGCTCTTCCGCTTGGGCGTATTTTTCTTGCTTAACCAGAATCCGACCTATACTTTGATAAGCTTGTGTAGAATTTGGGTCAATGCTGAGAGCGGTTTTAAATTCTTCCAGCGCTTGTGCCAGATTAT
It contains:
- a CDS encoding type I polyketide synthase, with product MDSMFACLSISPIELDRPGIAVATSRSGGIGVLDTEFCRYADIKKATEHLNKLLDLVGAQNAVGLRLRSEAIPALASLVEKLLDRPHCLILCGWNAQNLKKTIASLPASSSRKLLLEVTDTDQITDLNISNPNIDGIVAKGHEAGGWVGEDSAFVLTQKLIARQSLPVYVQGGIGIHTAAACRAVGAAGVILDDQLWLMPESPLPTEWQRYLNNLNGQEAIVIGERLQRNCRILSRPGFQVIKTLQQQAEKLELEADPASKITQRWQHQANQLIGWGEPGKIAWPMGQSVGLAATYANRYKTTGRFIQALLNTSLERVRTVQAQPPLQQHSPLAVSHKTQYPIVQGPMTRVSDTAEFADAVSAAGGLPLLALALLRGPQVKDLLYKTKQILGDRSWGVGILGFVPHALRQEQLQVVKEVKPPFALIAGGRPDQAAHLEAEGIATYIHVPVPALLKMFLEQGAKRFVFEGRECGGHVGPLCSFLLWESTIETLLAEVPPGKETEIHVLFAGGIHDAVSAAMVSAMAAPLVKRGIRIGVLMGSAYLFTEEAVSCGAIVKGFQEQAIACQRTINLETGPGHASRCAVTPFAQEFYDTRRRMMAAGSSPEEIKDALEDLTLGRLRIASKGLKREKSEITTVESDKQLTDGMYMIGQVATLRNKICTIESLHKDVSENSSKLLESFASVSEVESKIPNPSDIAIIGISTLLPKAQDKQTFWDNILNKIDAVTEIPAHRWDWRLYYDADRNARDKIYSKWGGFIDDVAFDPMKFGIPPKSLKSIEPLQLLTLEAVRRALADAGLADGNFDRENTSVILGAGGGIADLGQQYATRSEIPRFIDNPSQEVWERLPEWTEESFPGLLLNVISGRVANRFDFGGSNFTVDAACASSLAAVYQAVRELETRRSNVVIAGGVDTVQSPFAYMCFSKTQALSPRGKSRTFDKSADGIAISEGIAILVLKRLEDAERDGDRIYAVIKSVASSSDGKGLSMTAPLPAGQMRALKRAYEKAGFAPNTVGLYEAHGTGTAAGDRAELETIVTTLKESEAASKSCVVGSVKTTIGHTKSTAGVAGLVKIALSLHHKVLPPHINVENPLDPISNPESPVYLLKEAKPWLANPNNPRRSAVSAFGFGGTNFHAVLEEYQGNLVSVAPGSPNWVVELFVWKASDRQDLEKQLRHLKDALAAGALPTLRDLAYTYAKLAQERAADPVCLAFVAESLEKLKETLESILLHIGGDTSVKLPPYVQLNLIFLKNQWSVTSNDPKQTLDKIAFLFPGQGSQYPDMGREVALYFQEMRESVELADAQLQNRLPKPLRQYIYPPSAYSDAEDVRNQQALTDTQIAQPALGAIEAGFMDVLAKLGLVPDMVAGHSYGEYAALHCAGVLSREDFFSLSETRGKVMAAACAASDGAMAAVQTTREDLLTRLVGVDRVSIANHNAPRQTVISGEKEAIGKVVDSLNVAGIMARMLPVAGAFHSALVSSAQASLTQAIGQAKIQPPKIPVYGNSTGIPYKSDIDAIREQLSEHLLSSVEFVAQINAMYDNGARIFVEVGPKSILTKLVSQILEGKNYTAVSLDGQGSGLKGLLTAIGTLVTKGVGIELTSLFEGRDVRQLDLSQLVEKTRPESLPATAWLVNGGSARPQSQEIGYTGKIPPLNLETAAGESQKSKVKSQKEEEKKEEEKDLFSSAPPLPPSPTPPIPHATVPAKSVPPQTIKAPAPTKPTPTVASSSTTSRPMSQPIPASVSQPPVTSVQAANRVPQPEVALMAYQAYQETMRQFLSLQEKVMHQFLSSSQIAVAPQVAPQSLPVTNHPVQIAQPTVTHQNGHNGNIKSRQDASPTKAYPQTIAPVRIVSEKSEQPLSYSRSDLDSRKVTVTTGKESVDSSSVLETSSSTQSISPIAPSATTVPHSPTPAAFDRTQIMQILLRLVSDRTGYPVEMLGLDQDLEAELGIDSIKRVEILGALQKNLPESLAASMQAQMESLTRVKSLNSIVEKLVQSLPDSAPTAAPAAPTPTTAPAFDRTSLTQILLALVSDRTGYPTEMLGLDQDLEAELGIDSIKRVEILGALQKTLPESLAASMQAQMESLTRVKSLNNLVKQLVEMPSAVVPVRQEVNSLGKSHNGTKLSHAM
- a CDS encoding sulfatase-like hydrolase/transferase, giving the protein MPNHLVYIIMDSCRYDSYQAASTPNMDKLGLAERRYSYASWTSPSHYAMLMGMVPHTSPRGVFASEVYKHEFAKWVDRLGIPNLSFKTFVPQLSLPKVLKDQGYRTIARVSLPVLNQFTSINKFFDDYKLMGNHNDFASMVREIEFPTQEPRFYFLNLGETHYPYMLEGEDLPHISGVHGVFKKMDEFILAGNDEQSEKTFFDAEEMQRLHKQQIKCVEYVDGLLADLFDKCPANTHIIITADHGELFGEDGYFGHGPVMHEKCFEVPFLEGINP
- a CDS encoding tetratricopeptide repeat protein, giving the protein MANFTPQVKRLGKNEREQVKVGFALAKEKRFDEALSEFEAILKDNPASKPAHLGAGNMLLRQERYEEALEHFKAVKKLDPLMVQAPLAAGRVYLRQDNLAQALEEFKTALSIDPNSTQAYQSIGRILVKQEKYAQAEEQFRQALRLDPRLVPVRLQLAQIYQTQGKLPDAVSEIKTAINVDSKAWRAYQALGRIYTEQKNYKGAKEAFEKAVSLNPEMPPAARLGLIEALVQNNELEEAIEMLNQVPRVKQLAAKTHQLWGDIYQRQGLTKEAAEEYRAASLAASEAGDIPDELAELDAILEQDDTSSPNLISSYRSLALQQLTQAQTRARQNFQQRRQGKSTLK